A window of Nocardiopsis sp. Huas11 genomic DNA:
GGCGAGCACGACGGCCGCCGCCACGGCGATGGCCGCGTACCGGGGCCATCGGCGGTTCGGCAGCGGAGTGGCCCGCACACGCGGCACGGGCGGAGCCGGTCGCCGGGCCTGCGCCGGGTCCTGGCTGAACGGCCGGGACGGCTCGGGCGTCGCGGACCCTGCCTGCGCGGGAGCGGGCTCGTCGTCCAGGCCGCCCCAGGGGTCGCCGCCGCGAGCGGGTGCGGGTGCGGGTGCGGGTGCGGGTGCGGGTGAACGATCGTCGCGGCTCACCGGGGACGCCGCCACCACCTCGGGACCGAAACGGTCGGTTCGCCGGTGGGCGAATCCGTCCCCGGTCGCGGGTGGATGGCCGTCCGAGGCCGTGGCCCGTACCTCCGCCGCTTCGGGCGCGTGCTCCGAGGTCTCCTTCGCCTCGTCCCACCACGCGGACTCCAGCCGCTCGGCCGCTTCGGCGTCGAAATCCTCGTCGTCCGCCTCCCACCACGCGGACCCCCTCGGTTCTGAGCGTGCGGCCCCGACGGTGAGAAGGGCGTCTGAAGGCTCAACGTCCACAGAGGGCGCGCCGTCAGCAGGGGACGCTTTCGCCACGGGTGGCACGCCCCCCTCAGAGGGCTCCGCAGAAGGCGCTTCGTCTGCACCAACTGCGTCTCCCGCAGGAGACTTCCCCTCCCCAGGCGACACGTCACCCTCAGAGGCCTCCTCATCCGCCTCCCACCACGCGGACTCCGTCGGCCCGGAAGGTTCGGAGGGCTCGGCCTCCACGGCGGAAAGGACCTCTGGGGGTTCGACGTCCACAGATGGCGCATCGTTCGCAGAGGGCCCTTCCACGACGGGTGGCACACCCCCCGCAGCGGACTCGTCCTCTTCCTCCCACCAGGCGGAGTCTCCCGGGGGCCCTTCCACAACGGGTAGCGCTTCCTCTCCGGAAGGCGCGTCGTCCGCCTCCCACCAGGCGGACTCCATGGGCTCGGGCGCCTCGGCCCCGCCCACCGACGCGTCGTCGGTACCGAGGGCGACCGGGAAAGCGACGGGTATCGTCTCCGCCCCCGTGGCAGGCCCTGCTTCCGGAGCGGCCGGGACGGCCGGTGCGGAGACCGCCGGAGGGAGCGACGCCGCCTCCAGCGCCTCGGCGAACGCGCGCGCCGTGGAAAAGCGCTCCGCCGGATCCTTGGACAGCGCCTGGAGCAGGACCCCCTCCAGCGTGGCGGGCACGTCGTCACGGGGCAGGGGCGGCGGGGCCCCGGTCAGCATGCGCTCACGCTGCCCGAACGGGTCGCCCTGGTCGCCGTCGAACGGCGCGTGACCGGCCAGGAGCGTCCACAGGGTGGCCGCCAGCCGGTAGACGTCGGAGGCGGCCGAGTGCGGCTCGCCGCGCAGGGCCTCCGGGGGTGCGTACCGCAGGGCGTCCGTGTCGAGCCCGACCTCCGGTGGAACGGACTCCGCGGGCAGCACGGCGCCCGCGTCGGCGAGCACGGCCCCCTCCGCGGACACCAGCAGGTTGTCCGGTTCCACGGCGTGGTGCAGCAGGCCCAGGGCGTGCACGGCCTCCAGCGCCCGGGCCACCGCCCGGCCCACCTCCACCACCTCGTCGACCGGCAGTGGCGCACGGTCGTGGAGCGCCGTGCCGTAGTCCCCCTCGGGCAGGTGCGCCAGGGCGGCGAAGGGCCGTCCGGACGACGTCAGACCGTCGTCGACCATGTGGACCACACCCGGCAGCCCGGACAGCTCACGAAGCCGCTCGACCTCCCCCGCGCCGTTCGCGCCGCGCATGACCTTCAGGACGATCCGCTCGTCATCGCTCTCCCGCAGCGCGCGGTAGACGGTCGACTCCGCTCCCCTGCGCAGTACCTCCAGGGAGTGGAACCCGGGTACCAGGCTGCCCCTGTGCTCTCTCACGACGACGCCCCTCCTCTCTGCCTCTCCCGCCCTCGGCGGCGGCCCGCCGGGTCCCGCCAGAACAGCGGGCGCGGATCGAACCACCAGGTGAGAGCTCTCGCGCGGCCCCGGCTGAGGCGCAGTACCCGCGACTGTCGGCGGATGCCGTCGGCGATGGCCGACGCCTGCTCCTCGGGGACGCCGGCCCCGGCGGAGAACCCGACGGCGTTCACCGTGCGCCGGAGCCGGGCGAGGTCCACCTCGGCCCACGCCCGGGCCCTCTCGGGAAGCAGACCGCGTGCCAGGTCCACCGTGTCCGCGACCGTGTTCCCCGGGGGCACCGTCACCTCGCACATGCGCAGATCCTCGCGCAGCTCCCGCCACGCGCCCATGACGCGCCTCGCGGGTGGGCCGGACCCCAGGCGTCGCCGCCTGCGCAGGAGCCGCAGCACCGGGACGGCCAGGACCAGGGCGACCAGTCCGCCGGCGACCGCGGCCACCACCCACCAGGGTGTCCGGTTCCGGTCCTCGCGCGGCGCGGAGACGTCGTGGGCGTCGTCCGTCGACGGCTCCTCGTCCGCCGGGTTCTCGGCCTCCTCCGGCTCCGCCGCGTCCTGGGGGGCCTCGTCCGCGGTGTCCCCGCCCTCCACGCCGGGCGTCACCGAGAACGGCACCCATCCGACGCCCTCGAAGTAGACCTCGCCCCAGGCGACGGCGTCGCCCGTGTAGACCGTGTG
This region includes:
- a CDS encoding serine/threonine-protein kinase; this translates as MREHRGSLVPGFHSLEVLRRGAESTVYRALRESDDERIVLKVMRGANGAGEVERLRELSGLPGVVHMVDDGLTSSGRPFAALAHLPEGDYGTALHDRAPLPVDEVVEVGRAVARALEAVHALGLLHHAVEPDNLLVSAEGAVLADAGAVLPAESVPPEVGLDTDALRYAPPEALRGEPHSAASDVYRLAATLWTLLAGHAPFDGDQGDPFGQRERMLTGAPPPLPRDDVPATLEGVLLQALSKDPAERFSTARAFAEALEAASLPPAVSAPAVPAAPEAGPATGAETIPVAFPVALGTDDASVGGAEAPEPMESAWWEADDAPSGEEALPVVEGPPGDSAWWEEEDESAAGGVPPVVEGPSANDAPSVDVEPPEVLSAVEAEPSEPSGPTESAWWEADEEASEGDVSPGEGKSPAGDAVGADEAPSAEPSEGGVPPVAKASPADGAPSVDVEPSDALLTVGAARSEPRGSAWWEADDEDFDAEAAERLESAWWDEAKETSEHAPEAAEVRATASDGHPPATGDGFAHRRTDRFGPEVVAASPVSRDDRSPAPAPAPAPAPARGGDPWGGLDDEPAPAQAGSATPEPSRPFSQDPAQARRPAPPVPRVRATPLPNRRWPRYAAIAVAAAVVLAAVVAVAVVVLRPGSAEPDEAASPPPPADDASNAPPASVIEEGAPTGVELADSGDAVVVSWEDNTGGEASHHVVGGPFGSVPAPLGEVVPGETEVAVRDLEAAEDYCFTVIAVLSVDEVAYSDQACTTRDG